In Geopsychrobacter electrodiphilus DSM 16401, a single window of DNA contains:
- the prsT gene encoding XrtA/PEP-CTERM system TPR-repeat protein PrsT, translating into MLSKTKLFRNVCCLLTLVLLLAGCGQSKESLLKQGNQLSSQGNYRGAIVLYKNALEKDANYLEARTELANAYLATGSFDKAENEYKKVLHQNPASTELLLKLAKVYLGQKKSEAALLALDEYHSSMPETSELFTLYGQAHGSSGDFDAAEKFFKKALQLDPKAIPPRLNLAKVYLQRKDLTAARQLLKAIILQDKMNVQAYYLLAGIETRDGKRDAALDVYKALVAVQPQEIQALYMVGLLQMDKGELSEAQKTVDSLLTRFKDRPEGQRLKGLLLYHQGKFNEAVQTFEASIVKQPHLLAYFFMGLSHFSLNQLELALNDFQKALDLNPNFERARVLVAMTLLKQKRIDDAITEIEKVLRSNPDNAYAHNILGSAYLAKGQFDDGMAELDRATEIDPGLADAHLKQGIFHLAKGEGIQGEADLVKAVAAAPEVLNSRLMLVTHYLRQKNYSGAIETLQAGINGSPNDALLDNYLAAAYFSQKKPELALQSLQNAKKVNPDYLTPYFNLASYYATKADYQEALGEYQAVLKHDDKSIKALLGMAAIYNLQGLPAELAKTYVQLEATGVEEGFVAAASYKIKQKKFAEAMQIVERGLQQYKTSATLLELQGDLYQQLHQVDQAESSFLHLSRVTPERGNQLLLRFYLSSRQPDKATTLITELLQSAPDQDYSYLLASGLAMSQKHPEEAIKLLQQGLGKVKNKLRLQMQLAGVYQAKGSLVQAEQTYQRMLEESPRFSPAYTALGFINEQRGEKGKALDLYRTALKYDANNVSALNNLAYLLTDNFGQEKEALDLALQAYRNQPNDPRIMDTLGYVLLKNKRAGDAAKLLAHAAELLPEVAAIKLHLAMAQIEISQKEKARKLLNEVVSSGAVAEVGQAQALLKNL; encoded by the coding sequence ATGCTATCCAAAACTAAACTTTTTCGGAATGTTTGTTGCCTGCTGACCCTTGTGCTTCTGCTTGCAGGGTGTGGTCAGTCCAAAGAAAGCTTATTAAAACAAGGCAATCAGCTTAGCTCTCAAGGGAATTATCGCGGTGCTATCGTCCTGTATAAAAACGCTCTTGAAAAAGATGCCAACTATTTAGAAGCACGAACCGAGTTGGCCAATGCTTATTTGGCTACCGGGAGTTTCGACAAGGCGGAAAACGAATATAAAAAGGTATTGCACCAAAACCCTGCATCTACCGAACTTCTGCTAAAACTGGCCAAGGTTTATTTGGGCCAGAAAAAATCAGAGGCGGCACTCCTCGCTTTGGATGAATACCATTCTTCCATGCCGGAAACATCTGAATTATTCACCTTATATGGCCAGGCGCACGGCTCCTCAGGCGATTTTGATGCTGCCGAGAAGTTTTTCAAAAAAGCACTCCAACTGGATCCAAAGGCTATCCCACCACGCTTGAACCTGGCCAAGGTTTATCTGCAACGCAAAGATTTAACCGCTGCGCGTCAACTGCTTAAAGCAATTATCCTTCAGGATAAAATGAACGTTCAGGCTTATTATTTGCTGGCCGGTATTGAAACCCGCGACGGCAAACGGGATGCTGCACTTGATGTTTATAAGGCGCTGGTGGCTGTCCAGCCTCAAGAGATCCAGGCACTCTATATGGTTGGATTACTGCAGATGGATAAAGGAGAACTGAGTGAGGCGCAAAAGACGGTTGACTCGTTGCTGACCAGATTTAAGGATCGTCCGGAAGGCCAGCGTTTGAAAGGCTTATTGCTCTACCATCAGGGAAAATTTAATGAGGCAGTGCAGACCTTCGAAGCCTCAATTGTCAAGCAACCACATCTTCTTGCATATTTTTTTATGGGGTTGAGTCATTTCAGTTTGAATCAGCTTGAACTTGCGCTCAATGATTTTCAAAAGGCCCTCGACCTGAACCCGAACTTTGAAAGGGCACGGGTTCTGGTTGCCATGACCCTGCTTAAACAGAAGCGGATTGATGACGCTATCACTGAAATTGAGAAAGTTCTGCGCTCCAACCCTGATAATGCATATGCCCATAATATTCTCGGTAGTGCATACCTGGCCAAGGGGCAGTTCGATGATGGAATGGCTGAACTGGACAGGGCGACTGAGATCGATCCTGGGTTGGCGGACGCCCATCTGAAACAAGGTATTTTTCATCTGGCAAAGGGCGAAGGGATCCAGGGCGAGGCGGATCTGGTTAAAGCGGTAGCGGCCGCTCCCGAAGTGCTCAACAGCCGTCTGATGTTGGTGACTCATTATCTGCGACAAAAAAATTACTCGGGGGCAATTGAAACACTGCAGGCAGGTATTAACGGATCCCCCAACGATGCTCTGCTCGATAACTACCTGGCTGCCGCCTATTTTTCGCAAAAAAAGCCTGAGCTTGCCCTGCAGTCTTTGCAAAACGCCAAGAAGGTCAATCCGGACTACCTGACGCCATATTTTAATCTCGCCTCTTATTATGCTACGAAAGCTGATTATCAAGAGGCGCTTGGTGAGTATCAGGCCGTTCTGAAGCATGATGACAAGAGCATCAAGGCGCTACTCGGCATGGCTGCAATTTATAACCTGCAAGGACTCCCCGCCGAATTAGCCAAAACCTATGTTCAGCTTGAAGCCACGGGTGTCGAAGAGGGTTTCGTCGCTGCAGCGAGCTATAAAATAAAACAGAAAAAATTTGCTGAGGCCATGCAGATTGTTGAGCGGGGTCTGCAACAGTATAAAACTTCCGCTACTTTACTTGAGTTGCAGGGGGATTTGTATCAGCAGCTTCACCAGGTTGATCAGGCTGAGTCGAGCTTCCTTCATCTTTCCAGGGTCACCCCGGAACGTGGGAACCAATTGCTGTTGCGGTTTTATCTGTCTTCCAGGCAACCGGACAAGGCGACAACACTCATCACGGAGCTGCTGCAGTCAGCTCCCGATCAGGACTATAGCTATCTGTTAGCTTCGGGGCTGGCTATGAGTCAGAAGCACCCGGAAGAGGCAATAAAACTTCTGCAGCAGGGCCTTGGAAAAGTGAAGAACAAACTGCGCTTGCAGATGCAGCTTGCTGGAGTTTATCAGGCCAAAGGGAGCCTGGTGCAGGCTGAGCAGACTTATCAGAGAATGCTCGAAGAATCACCACGGTTTTCTCCGGCCTATACAGCGCTCGGATTTATTAACGAGCAGCGTGGCGAGAAAGGGAAGGCCCTCGATTTATACCGCACGGCACTTAAATATGACGCCAACAATGTTTCTGCCCTGAATAACCTGGCTTATCTGCTGACCGATAATTTCGGCCAGGAAAAAGAAGCGCTTGATCTTGCGCTGCAGGCTTACCGTAATCAACCCAATGATCCACGGATTATGGATACCCTCGGTTACGTGTTGTTGAAAAACAAACGCGCCGGTGATGCCGCCAAGCTGCTTGCTCATGCCGCCGAGCTTCTGCCGGAGGTTGCAGCTATAAAATTGCATTTAGCCATGGCGCAGATCGAAATAAGTCAAAAAGAGAAAGCCAGAAAATTATTGAACGAGGTCGTCTCAAGCGGAGCGGTAGCAGAAGTGGGCCAAGCACAAGCTCTGCTTAAAAATCTGTAA
- a CDS encoding PilZ domain-containing protein yields the protein MTYTFPRALERFDIELSALVEILESDQQNIFCYPMTRDLSGDGGYFHTTNPFPEKTRIKIGLIFEINKPEVETEKEHFFLEFTGQVIRAEKTGMAVRFDRNYLHMPINLPVGLNKSNN from the coding sequence ATGACTTACACTTTTCCAAGAGCGTTAGAACGATTTGATATTGAGTTGTCAGCTCTTGTGGAAATCCTCGAATCTGATCAGCAGAATATCTTTTGTTACCCAATGACTCGTGATTTATCAGGGGATGGCGGGTACTTTCATACCACAAATCCATTCCCAGAAAAGACCCGGATAAAAATAGGTCTGATTTTCGAAATTAATAAACCCGAAGTTGAGACAGAAAAGGAGCATTTCTTTCTTGAATTTACAGGGCAGGTCATACGTGCAGAGAAGACCGGGATGGCAGTTCGCTTCGATCGGAATTATCTGCACATGCCGATCAATCTGCCGGTAGGATTAAATAAAAGCAATAATTAA
- a CDS encoding response regulator transcription factor, which produces MSDSGQVYLIGHNGLQNDLIAGHIASQLGLDCRIIDDLGKLPRMCIPNQQAKLLVLCDCRGWCSDDFQEFLNNIEPDVFSTSLMAFINLGVGLEIENIALGYGVRGFFYEVDSAASLIKGVDVLFSGDYWVSRQKIIDCLALGKNNASGPKKRRPVEKILTAREIEILSMIAMGGGNDAIAEKLCISPHTVRTHVYNIFKKIKVPSRLQASLWAAKNF; this is translated from the coding sequence TTGTCTGATTCCGGACAGGTTTACTTGATTGGTCATAACGGGTTGCAGAATGACCTGATTGCTGGGCATATCGCCAGTCAGTTGGGTTTGGATTGCCGAATTATTGATGACCTCGGTAAGCTTCCGCGAATGTGCATTCCCAATCAGCAGGCAAAATTGCTGGTCCTCTGTGATTGCAGGGGCTGGTGCAGTGATGATTTTCAAGAATTTTTAAATAATATTGAGCCGGATGTCTTTTCAACTAGCCTGATGGCATTTATTAACCTTGGTGTTGGACTTGAGATCGAAAATATTGCCCTGGGTTATGGCGTTCGTGGTTTTTTTTACGAAGTTGACAGCGCTGCCAGTTTGATCAAGGGGGTGGATGTATTATTTAGCGGTGATTATTGGGTGTCCAGACAGAAAATTATTGATTGTCTGGCTCTAGGTAAAAATAATGCTTCCGGCCCAAAAAAGAGACGTCCTGTCGAGAAAATTCTAACAGCCAGGGAGATTGAAATTCTGTCGATGATTGCTATGGGGGGGGGTAACGATGCGATTGCTGAAAAGCTTTGCATCAGTCCTCATACTGTTAGAACTCATGTTTATAATATTTTTAAAAAAATCAAAGTTCCCAGTCGTCTACAGGCGTCTTTGTGGGCAGCCAAGAATTTCTAA
- a CDS encoding CAAX prenyl protease-related protein encodes MVKLESFARITPFAIYMVFVGIEGGLRYFNREGIFALSDQSIYLLYPLKVLVVTCLLIFLWGKYSEISLRDFYNVKNNLLSISVGLVVFVLWVKMDWTLPGQDAPTGFDPRVYTNELTRHMIVLSRIAGAALVVPIMEEIFWRSFLLRYIINSDFSKIPIGQFTWVSFLICAALFGLEHHFIIAGVMAGMVYTLLLYQTKSIAQCILAHAVTNFTLGIYVLQTGRWYFW; translated from the coding sequence ATGGTGAAATTGGAATCTTTTGCCAGAATCACACCATTCGCAATATATATGGTGTTTGTTGGCATCGAAGGCGGACTTCGCTATTTTAATCGAGAGGGTATTTTCGCATTATCAGATCAGTCTATCTACCTGCTTTATCCCCTCAAGGTGCTGGTCGTGACCTGTTTGCTGATTTTTTTATGGGGAAAATATTCTGAAATCAGCCTTCGCGATTTTTATAATGTTAAAAACAATCTTCTCAGCATTTCTGTGGGTCTGGTCGTATTTGTTCTATGGGTCAAGATGGATTGGACTTTACCAGGACAAGATGCTCCGACAGGGTTTGACCCCAGAGTCTATACAAATGAACTGACCAGACATATGATTGTCCTCAGCCGCATCGCTGGCGCTGCTCTCGTGGTCCCGATCATGGAAGAGATTTTCTGGCGTTCCTTTTTATTGCGCTACATCATCAACAGCGACTTTTCAAAAATCCCCATCGGTCAGTTCACCTGGGTTTCTTTTTTGATCTGCGCCGCCCTCTTCGGCCTTGAGCATCATTTTATTATCGCCGGAGTCATGGCTGGCATGGTTTACACCCTGCTGCTGTACCAAACCAAAAGCATTGCGCAATGTATTCTGGCCCATGCTGTGACTAACTTTACTTTGGGGATTTATGTGTTGCAGACCGGGAGATGGTATTTTTGGTAG
- a CDS encoding DUF4114 domain-containing protein — protein MKKAIFTIIGILASVSLSFATPIVNGPAGTLTSTFDSYLYHDSGTEAFSLTDVDGTSDDASAYLFFEYAGFASSNIFGLYTYEIDSLGHVVVSDNLDIFTGPMSDGASITVAFDFSNGTVTNNYSSESIGIDRNAFGFYLTTPENNTFYTHTSLNLDNSDHFLTFDTRNNVGLDLNGSDFVLAMEDLAYPGSDADYNDMVVGVTDIAPVPEPGTLLLLGCGLIGLAFLKRRKQA, from the coding sequence ATGAAAAAAGCAATTTTTACGATTATAGGAATTTTGGCTAGTGTCAGTCTATCTTTTGCGACACCGATTGTAAATGGTCCAGCAGGTACTCTAACATCAACTTTTGATTCTTATCTTTACCATGACAGTGGTACTGAGGCATTTTCATTAACCGATGTGGATGGTACCTCTGATGATGCTAGCGCATATTTGTTTTTTGAATATGCTGGTTTCGCCTCGTCCAATATCTTTGGATTGTACACTTATGAAATAGATAGTCTTGGACATGTTGTTGTTTCCGATAATTTGGATATTTTTACCGGCCCAATGTCTGATGGAGCATCTATCACTGTTGCTTTTGATTTTTCAAATGGGACAGTTACCAATAATTATTCGAGTGAATCTATTGGTATTGATAGGAATGCTTTTGGGTTTTATCTTACAACGCCTGAGAATAATACTTTCTATACTCATACTTCTTTGAATCTAGATAACTCTGACCACTTCTTAACCTTTGACACAAGGAATAATGTTGGCCTTGATTTGAATGGTTCTGACTTTGTTCTCGCGATGGAAGATTTGGCATACCCTGGAAGTGACGCTGATTATAACGATATGGTCGTTGGTGTGACTGATATCGCTCCCGTACCAGAGCCAGGCACTCTGCTTCTCCTCGGTTGCGGCCTGATCGGTCTGGCTTTTCTGAAGCGTCGTAAGCAAGCCTGA
- a CDS encoding IS5 family transposase: MRGEDQNQQAMFSYVSPEARVPKDHPLRPIRIMVDNALNDLAPLFREMYSHTGRPSIPPEQLLRASLLQVLYSIRSERMLVEQLDYNLLFRWFVGLSMDDKVWNHSTFSKNRERLMQFEVATAFFQATKGLAERAGLMSKDHFTVDGTLIEAWASMKSFRPKDDQDQDPPAAGGRNPDVDFKGQKRKNDTHQSTTDPDARLLKKGKGKEAKLCYMGHALMENRNGLVVDSRLTLANGTAEWDAALEMVENLPGTNQITVGGDKGYDVPAFVDGLREFLATPHVAQKDKGTAIDGRTTRHEGYRVSQRIRKRVEEIFGWLKTIGYLRKTRHRGLDLVGWMFEFAMTAYNLIRMRNLIWAT, translated from the coding sequence ATGCGCGGCGAAGACCAAAACCAGCAAGCCATGTTCAGTTATGTCTCCCCGGAAGCACGGGTTCCCAAAGATCACCCTCTGCGTCCAATCCGGATCATGGTCGATAACGCATTGAATGATCTGGCCCCCTTGTTTCGGGAGATGTATTCGCATACCGGTCGGCCATCGATTCCGCCGGAGCAACTCTTACGGGCCTCTTTGCTGCAAGTGCTCTACTCCATCCGCAGCGAGCGAATGTTGGTCGAGCAACTGGATTACAACCTGCTGTTTCGTTGGTTCGTCGGACTGTCCATGGATGACAAGGTCTGGAATCATTCCACCTTCTCCAAAAACCGGGAGCGCCTGATGCAATTCGAGGTGGCGACAGCGTTCTTCCAGGCGACCAAGGGACTTGCCGAGCGGGCTGGACTGATGTCGAAGGATCACTTTACTGTGGATGGGACCCTCATCGAAGCCTGGGCCTCGATGAAAAGTTTTCGGCCCAAGGATGATCAGGACCAAGACCCACCAGCGGCGGGTGGCCGTAACCCCGATGTTGATTTTAAAGGGCAGAAACGCAAAAACGACACCCATCAGTCCACAACCGACCCGGATGCTCGGCTCCTCAAAAAGGGCAAAGGCAAGGAAGCGAAGCTCTGCTACATGGGGCACGCCCTTATGGAGAACCGCAACGGCTTGGTGGTCGACAGTCGTCTGACCCTGGCTAACGGCACCGCTGAATGGGATGCCGCTCTGGAAATGGTCGAAAACCTGCCGGGAACCAACCAGATCACGGTAGGCGGAGACAAAGGCTACGATGTCCCGGCTTTTGTCGATGGCCTGCGAGAGTTTTTGGCAACGCCTCATGTGGCTCAGAAAGATAAGGGAACAGCTATCGATGGACGAACCACTCGCCATGAAGGCTACCGGGTCAGCCAGAGAATCCGTAAGCGAGTCGAAGAGATCTTCGGTTGGCTCAAAACCATAGGATATTTGCGTAAGACGCGCCATCGAGGTCTTGATCTGGTTGGCTGGATGTTTGAATTTGCCATGACCGCTTACAATTTGATCCGAATGCGAAATCTGATCTGGGCAACATAG
- a CDS encoding PEP-CTERM sorting domain-containing protein — translation MKKIRIVLIAYICIVVSASTASALTFYQWDYGGTDLYSGEYMFTVLGNLKNNGGFFSANDTEATMALSDMKSAAENWFTTRALVRDVDFTFYSKVDAADNINGNMTISYASDNRSGTWATAAPIEFYTVKGSNEFALYWINGGADSGDWSTRHLVNGGSNQPGISHLSTWNEVSIVPEPSTLLLLGAGLIGLAWSRRKS, via the coding sequence ATGAAAAAAATCAGAATAGTTCTTATTGCTTATATTTGTATTGTTGTTAGTGCTTCTACTGCGAGTGCCCTAACTTTTTACCAATGGGATTACGGTGGTACTGACCTTTATTCTGGTGAATATATGTTCACGGTTTTGGGCAATCTAAAAAATAATGGCGGTTTCTTTAGCGCTAATGATACAGAAGCAACAATGGCACTTTCTGATATGAAAAGCGCTGCAGAAAATTGGTTCACGACGAGAGCTTTGGTGCGTGACGTTGATTTCACATTTTACTCAAAAGTTGATGCAGCGGATAACATCAATGGCAATATGACCATATCTTATGCTAGTGATAATCGGTCCGGGACATGGGCTACTGCTGCACCAATTGAATTTTATACCGTTAAGGGATCCAATGAATTTGCTTTATACTGGATCAATGGTGGTGCAGATTCTGGCGATTGGAGTACGCGACATCTCGTTAATGGTGGCTCAAATCAGCCCGGGATTTCTCATCTTAGTACTTGGAATGAAGTCAGTATTGTCCCTGAACCGTCAACGCTTTTACTTCTTGGTGCTGGTCTGATAGGCCTAGCCTGGAGCCGTCGGAAAAGTTAA
- a CDS encoding menaquinone biosynthetic enzyme MqnA/MqnD family protein: MQYCRGLRVGYIPYLNCVPFFHYLAELGFSGSIITGVPTALNHMLQIGEIDISPSSSFEYGQNYHDYVLLPGHSISACGPVKSVLLFSPCPLDKLQNYKIAVTGDSATSINLLRILLREYVGIRRVDDFVPTTAVESLIAEKKPGLLIGDRAMVQAMNLPEGMHCFDLGELWLYYTGLPFVFALWILRRQSVQRLKSEVLDLQRLLGESIGKALGDLAGLALKHGASPEELPFLVNYWQTIDYSLSPKHLQGLELYYRLCLKYKYLTDSPAIEFFQG; this comes from the coding sequence ATGCAGTACTGCCGGGGGTTACGGGTAGGATACATCCCATATTTAAATTGTGTCCCTTTTTTCCATTATCTCGCGGAACTTGGATTTTCCGGATCAATCATCACCGGTGTCCCCACGGCACTGAACCATATGCTGCAAATTGGAGAGATTGATATCAGCCCCTCATCCTCGTTTGAGTATGGGCAGAATTATCATGATTATGTCCTGCTCCCTGGACACTCTATATCAGCCTGTGGCCCGGTTAAGAGTGTTCTGCTGTTTAGCCCCTGTCCCCTGGATAAACTTCAGAACTACAAAATTGCGGTAACCGGGGATTCAGCGACCTCTATTAATTTATTGAGGATTCTGTTGCGCGAATACGTAGGCATAAGGCGTGTGGATGATTTTGTTCCCACCACCGCGGTCGAGTCTCTCATTGCAGAAAAGAAACCGGGATTGTTGATCGGTGATCGTGCAATGGTTCAGGCGATGAACCTGCCTGAGGGTATGCATTGCTTTGATCTGGGAGAGCTCTGGCTTTATTACACAGGTTTACCCTTTGTGTTCGCATTGTGGATCCTACGTCGTCAGAGCGTCCAGCGTCTAAAGAGCGAGGTACTTGATCTGCAAAGATTGCTGGGTGAATCCATAGGGAAGGCACTGGGAGACCTTGCTGGCCTTGCCCTTAAACATGGAGCATCACCAGAAGAGCTACCATTTCTTGTTAATTATTGGCAGACCATCGATTATTCTTTATCTCCAAAACATCTACAGGGCCTTGAGCTTTATTACCGTCTCTGCTTGAAATATAAATATTTAACGGATTCGCCAGCAATAGAGTTCTTTCAAGGTTGA
- the accC gene encoding acetyl-CoA carboxylase biotin carboxylase subunit, producing MFHKILIANRGEIAVRIIRACKELGIKTVAVHSDVDSEALHVSLADESICIGPAASAKSYLNMRAIISAAELADADAIHPGYGFLSENAEFAEICEQCGLTFIGPTADNMRKMGDKISARQTVTAAGVPILPGTNESVETTDEAIRIAAEIGYPVIIKASAGGGGRGMKIVHSPASLPNALATARTEAQAGFGKADVYIEKFCEHPRHVEIQILADKHGNVIHLGERDCSIQRRHQKLVEESPCPVMTPELRERMGACAVAAAKAVNYSSVGTIEYLLDTDGSFYFMEMNTRVQVEHPVTEMVTGVDIIKEQIRSAAGLELRYKQSDIKITGHAIECRINAEDPEKFTPFPGKITGYHTPGGMGVRVESAMYDQYTVLPHYDSMIGKLIVHADTREDAINRMKVALDEYIIEGIKTTIPFHQKLMNNKQFCDVDFDTNFLERTKI from the coding sequence ATGTTTCATAAAATTTTGATTGCTAATCGTGGTGAAATTGCGGTTCGCATCATTCGAGCCTGTAAAGAACTTGGAATTAAAACGGTTGCTGTTCATTCTGATGTCGATTCAGAGGCTTTGCACGTCAGTTTGGCCGATGAGTCAATTTGTATCGGTCCGGCGGCTAGCGCTAAAAGTTATCTCAACATGAGAGCCATCATCAGCGCGGCCGAGTTGGCTGACGCTGATGCGATTCATCCAGGTTATGGGTTTTTGTCAGAAAATGCCGAGTTTGCAGAAATTTGTGAACAGTGCGGATTGACGTTCATTGGGCCGACCGCTGACAATATGCGTAAGATGGGTGATAAAATCAGTGCGCGTCAGACGGTGACCGCGGCGGGGGTTCCAATTTTGCCAGGAACCAACGAGAGTGTCGAGACCACCGATGAGGCCATCAGGATTGCTGCCGAAATCGGCTATCCTGTCATCATCAAGGCTTCTGCGGGAGGTGGCGGCAGGGGCATGAAAATTGTGCACTCTCCGGCGTCCCTGCCCAATGCCCTCGCTACCGCGCGAACGGAGGCGCAGGCCGGTTTCGGTAAGGCAGATGTTTACATAGAAAAATTTTGTGAGCATCCCCGTCACGTCGAAATCCAAATTCTGGCGGATAAGCATGGCAATGTTATACACCTTGGTGAACGTGACTGTTCTATCCAGCGTCGTCACCAGAAGCTGGTTGAAGAATCTCCCTGCCCGGTCATGACCCCTGAACTCCGGGAGAGGATGGGGGCCTGTGCCGTGGCTGCTGCGAAAGCGGTTAACTATTCCAGTGTCGGGACCATTGAGTACCTGCTTGATACGGATGGCAGTTTCTACTTTATGGAAATGAATACCCGCGTTCAGGTCGAGCACCCTGTGACCGAGATGGTGACCGGAGTTGATATCATCAAGGAACAGATTCGTTCAGCAGCAGGCTTGGAACTGCGTTACAAACAGTCTGATATCAAAATTACCGGTCACGCTATTGAGTGCCGGATTAATGCGGAAGATCCTGAAAAATTTACCCCGTTTCCCGGAAAAATCACTGGTTACCATACGCCTGGCGGAATGGGCGTGCGGGTTGAAAGTGCCATGTATGACCAGTATACGGTCCTGCCGCACTATGACTCCATGATCGGGAAATTGATCGTTCATGCAGATACCCGTGAGGATGCCATCAATCGTATGAAAGTTGCGTTAGACGAATACATTATCGAAGGAATTAAGACCACAATCCCCTTTCATCAAAAACTGATGAATAATAAACAATTTTGTGATGTAGATTTTGATACCAACTTCCTTGAGCGCACCAAAATTTGA
- the accB gene encoding acetyl-CoA carboxylase biotin carboxyl carrier protein, which yields MEIKDLKLLIKMMTDTDISEFRMETKDEKIVIKRGPEKEYVQMATSYAAPQNIITAPAAAASAPAMAAGPAVATVDERYETILSPIVGTMYQKPAPDAAKFVKAGDVVEVGQTLCLVEAMKLFNEIEAEFKCRIIEILKDDATPVEYGEALFLVERL from the coding sequence ATGGAAATTAAAGATCTGAAATTACTTATAAAAATGATGACTGACACCGATATCTCAGAATTCCGCATGGAGACAAAGGATGAAAAAATTGTAATCAAGCGGGGCCCAGAGAAGGAGTATGTTCAGATGGCTACATCTTATGCCGCACCGCAGAATATCATAACTGCGCCTGCTGCGGCGGCATCTGCCCCAGCTATGGCCGCTGGTCCAGCTGTAGCCACTGTCGATGAGAGATATGAGACTATCCTTTCACCTATTGTTGGAACCATGTACCAAAAGCCCGCACCAGATGCTGCCAAATTTGTTAAAGCCGGAGATGTCGTTGAAGTGGGACAAACTTTATGTCTGGTTGAGGCAATGAAATTGTTTAACGAAATTGAAGCTGAATTTAAATGTCGTATCATCGAAATTCTCAAAGATGATGCTACTCCCGTTGAGTATGGTGAAGCTTTGTTCCTGGTTGAACGTCTCTGA
- a CDS encoding M24 family metallopeptidase produces the protein MTAASSTFCKRVVTECALDALVFFDLKNIRYCCGFSGTDGLYVYHPSGDWFLTDSRYQEQASNEVIASGQSCYQNKIDGLIDLLLGAGYHKVGFEADSVSVSRLNDLTQRSSQLEWVPVAEQLRPLRGVKSDSEVNLLQRAADLNAVAFSEIESLIRPGITELHIAQELEFSLRRLGGEDRAFEFIVASGPRGAMPHGVATDRVLEIGDMVTIDFGTRVGGYHSDETVTVGLGQVDKDLRHIFDVVLEAHDLAMGEAKPGVVLADLDAVARRHIEAVGFGGYFGHGLGHGVGLDIHEYPTVSNKGLDKLQPGMVITIEPGIYMPGRGGVRVEDTILITEDGYRALTSIPKKFRALT, from the coding sequence ATGACAGCAGCGAGTTCCACTTTTTGTAAGAGGGTTGTTACTGAATGCGCTTTGGATGCACTTGTTTTTTTTGATTTAAAAAATATACGTTATTGCTGTGGATTTAGTGGCACAGATGGTCTTTATGTTTATCATCCTTCAGGGGATTGGTTTTTGACCGATTCACGTTATCAGGAACAGGCCAGTAATGAAGTCATTGCTTCAGGGCAATCCTGTTATCAAAATAAAATCGACGGTCTTATCGACCTGCTTCTTGGTGCTGGGTATCATAAAGTAGGGTTTGAAGCTGATAGCGTCAGCGTCTCTCGACTCAATGACTTAACGCAGCGTTCCAGCCAACTCGAATGGGTTCCGGTTGCTGAGCAACTCAGACCCTTGAGAGGGGTTAAGTCTGATAGTGAAGTTAATCTGTTACAGCGGGCAGCTGATTTGAACGCGGTTGCCTTTTCTGAAATTGAGTCGTTGATCAGGCCCGGAATAACCGAGTTGCACATAGCGCAAGAGCTCGAATTTTCCCTCCGCCGACTCGGCGGCGAAGATAGAGCATTCGAATTTATTGTTGCATCAGGTCCTCGAGGGGCAATGCCGCATGGTGTAGCTACTGACCGTGTGCTAGAGATTGGTGATATGGTCACCATTGATTTTGGAACCCGGGTCGGTGGATATCACTCAGATGAGACTGTCACTGTCGGTTTAGGACAGGTTGATAAAGATCTGCGACACATTTTTGATGTTGTTCTTGAGGCTCATGATCTTGCGATGGGGGAGGCAAAGCCTGGAGTTGTTTTGGCCGATCTGGACGCAGTCGCGCGACGTCATATTGAGGCTGTTGGTTTTGGCGGTTATTTTGGGCATGGTCTTGGCCACGGGGTTGGGCTTGATATTCATGAATACCCGACGGTTTCAAACAAAGGTCTGGATAAATTGCAACCCGGAATGGTCATCACTATAGAACCGGGTATATACATGCCTGGACGCGGAGGGGTCAGGGTTGAAGATACTATCTTGATAACCGAAGATGGATATCGAGCTCTGACGAGCATCCCAAAAAAATTTCGAGCTCTGACCTAG